The Lycium barbarum isolate Lr01 chromosome 10, ASM1917538v2, whole genome shotgun sequence genome includes a region encoding these proteins:
- the LOC132614594 gene encoding uncharacterized protein LOC132614594, whose translation MQKPNVQVPRRQRPNVPRPAAHGRGRQADTRWGRGLVDHQLVDEDEVRFDQDMPSSLMPAADDAYYPIIDFGMSSSSTSAPEVQTPIVITREGPFQAFASFKPISLAGMAQCYGIQTGTSYGVTDDFPAFTEHSSSIGRRLTFTDMISHGI comes from the exons ATGCAG AAGCCTAATGTGCAAGTTCCTCGTCGCCAACGTCCTAATGTACCAAGACCTGCGGCTCATGGTAGAGGACGCCAAGCAGATACCAGATGGGGTCGAGGCCTTGTGGATCACCAGTTGGTTGATGAGGATGAGGTTCGTTTTGATCAAGATATGCCTAGCTCATTGATGCCTGCAGCTGATGATGCATATTACCCAATAATAGATTTTGGTATGTCCAGCTCATCGACGTCTGCTCCCGAGGTCCAAACACCGATCGTAATCACACGTGAGGGGCCTTTTCAGGCATTTGCATCGTTTAAGCCTATTAGCCTCGCAGGTATGGCCCAATGCTATGGTATTCAGACAGGCACCTCTTATGGAGTGACAGATGATTTTCCTGCATTCACTGAACATAGCTCTTCAATTGGAAGGAGATTGACCTTTACCGACATGA TCTCCCATGGCATTTGA